The proteins below are encoded in one region of Alistipes indistinctus YIT 12060:
- a CDS encoding acetate/propionate family kinase has protein sequence MTILVLNCGSSSIKYQVIKMSCANEYSLLVKGQIERIGLSDGLLVHKPVDKPKFELTKSIPDHTSGINLILEALVDPDHGVLNSITELSAVGHRVAHGGEYFKDSAVVNKTVKQQIEACFELAPLHNPANLKGILSMENILPNTPQVAVFDTSFHQTIPAKNFMYALPYKYYEEYRVRRYGFHGTSHKYVAQVGCKMTGIDFDHSKIITCHIGNGASITAILDGKSYDTSMGFTPVDGLIMGTRCGSTDPGALIYIAEKEGLNLDRLSGMINKESGLYGITGVSSDMRDIHAAANRGDERAKLALAMFVARIKKFIGQYAALMGGADLIVFTGGVGENDYLVREWVCEGMEYMGILFDKEANDGVRARDIIISTPDSKVKVAAVTTNEELVIASDTFRLLKKRSE, from the coding sequence ATGACTATTCTCGTTTTAAACTGCGGCAGTTCGTCGATCAAATACCAGGTAATCAAAATGTCCTGCGCGAATGAATATTCGCTGCTGGTGAAAGGACAGATCGAACGGATCGGCCTGTCGGACGGGCTGCTGGTACATAAACCGGTAGACAAACCTAAGTTCGAACTGACCAAAAGCATCCCCGACCATACTTCAGGCATCAACCTGATCCTCGAAGCACTGGTGGATCCCGATCACGGCGTACTGAACAGCATTACCGAACTGTCGGCCGTCGGACACCGCGTGGCGCATGGCGGCGAATATTTCAAGGACAGCGCGGTCGTCAACAAAACCGTCAAACAGCAGATCGAGGCTTGCTTCGAACTGGCCCCCCTGCACAATCCGGCCAATCTGAAAGGTATCCTTTCGATGGAGAATATCCTGCCGAACACGCCTCAGGTCGCCGTGTTCGACACCTCGTTCCACCAGACCATTCCGGCCAAAAACTTCATGTATGCCCTTCCCTATAAATATTACGAAGAGTATCGCGTGCGCCGTTACGGTTTCCATGGGACGAGCCATAAGTATGTTGCACAGGTGGGTTGCAAGATGACCGGTATCGATTTCGACCATTCGAAAATCATCACCTGCCATATTGGCAACGGTGCATCGATTACCGCTATTCTGGACGGTAAGTCGTACGACACGTCGATGGGCTTCACTCCGGTGGACGGCCTGATTATGGGTACCCGCTGCGGCAGCACCGATCCCGGCGCGCTGATCTACATTGCTGAGAAAGAGGGGCTTAACCTCGATCGTCTCTCCGGTATGATCAACAAGGAGTCTGGCCTTTACGGCATTACCGGTGTTTCGTCGGATATGCGCGACATCCATGCCGCTGCAAACCGCGGGGATGAACGGGCTAAACTGGCGTTGGCGATGTTCGTCGCCCGGATCAAGAAATTTATCGGACAGTACGCCGCACTGATGGGCGGAGCCGACCTGATCGTCTTTACGGGCGGTGTCGGCGAGAACGACTACCTCGTCCGCGAGTGGGTGTGCGAAGGAATGGAATACATGGGCATCCTGTTCGACAAAGAGGCCAATGACGGCGTCCGTGCGAGGGACATCATTATCTCCACCCCCGACTCGAAAGTCAAGGTGGCAGCCGTTACGACCAACGAAGAGTTGGTGATCGCGTCGGATACGTTCCGTTTGCTAAAAAAACGTTCGGAATAA
- the yidC gene encoding membrane protein insertase YidC, with protein sequence MDKRTLIGLIVIGAILFGFTWYNSSIQEKLAQEPQTTTQQAASEAVEVPAADASVTVMDSASGSAAAQLEQHIGVSLFKATEGTEKHYEIENDLMKVTFSNKGGRVASVVLKDYKTYNGSPLVLFPDSAAVFDLSFFVKQQFNNIQINTGDYYFVADSTTDLVFGANETEKSFTMRLDVDSAAHVDFVYKIYKDNYMIDFDVRFVGMERLLAQNQSDLEIIWQNVGMQNEKGFDNENNYTTIAYKYPGDESIEQLGMSKEAKSETINSKLKWVAFKQQFFSSILVSQNDFQNGTVEYTTFQPGEGKIKTFKAKLSVPFSPQLTEYNFNFYFGPNKFSVLKKYGDLHFERLIPLGGWIVGWINRWLVIPTFDTLGKHIANYGIIILLLTIILKILISPLTYKSYLSTAKMRLLKPEVDKLNEKYPNQADAMKKQQAMMALYKSAGVNPMGGCIPLLIQFPILIAMFRFFPASIELRGEHFLWADDLSSYDSILQLPFNIPFYGSHVSLFALLMAVSVYVSSRINYAQTAGSAPQMAGMKFMMLYLMPIMLLLWFNNYSSGLSYYYLLSNIITIGQTYGFRYIVNEDKLHQRMKENAKKPQKKSKWQQRYEEMVKLQQQQAAAKAKRK encoded by the coding sequence ATGGATAAAAGAACACTAATCGGACTGATCGTCATCGGTGCGATCCTCTTCGGATTCACCTGGTACAACTCCTCGATTCAGGAAAAACTTGCGCAAGAACCACAAACGACTACCCAACAAGCCGCTTCCGAAGCGGTCGAAGTGCCGGCCGCAGATGCTTCCGTCACCGTGATGGACAGCGCTTCGGGCAGTGCCGCGGCTCAACTCGAACAACACATCGGCGTGAGCCTGTTCAAGGCGACCGAAGGCACCGAAAAGCATTATGAAATCGAGAACGACCTGATGAAGGTCACCTTTTCCAACAAGGGGGGCCGGGTGGCTTCGGTCGTGCTGAAAGACTACAAAACCTACAACGGAAGCCCGCTGGTACTCTTTCCCGATTCGGCTGCGGTCTTCGACCTGTCGTTCTTCGTCAAACAACAGTTCAATAATATCCAGATCAATACCGGCGACTACTATTTCGTTGCCGATTCGACCACCGACCTCGTTTTCGGGGCGAACGAAACGGAGAAGAGCTTCACGATGCGGCTCGATGTCGATTCCGCAGCCCATGTCGATTTTGTCTACAAAATTTACAAAGACAACTACATGATCGATTTCGACGTGCGGTTCGTGGGCATGGAGCGTTTGCTCGCCCAGAACCAGAGCGACCTCGAAATCATCTGGCAGAATGTCGGCATGCAAAACGAAAAGGGGTTCGACAACGAGAACAACTATACGACCATCGCCTACAAATACCCCGGCGACGAATCGATCGAACAACTGGGCATGTCCAAAGAGGCCAAGAGCGAAACGATCAACAGCAAGTTGAAGTGGGTGGCTTTCAAACAGCAGTTCTTCTCGTCGATCCTCGTGTCACAGAATGACTTCCAGAACGGGACGGTCGAATATACCACGTTCCAGCCGGGCGAGGGTAAAATCAAGACCTTCAAAGCCAAATTGTCGGTTCCTTTCTCCCCGCAGCTTACGGAGTACAACTTCAATTTCTATTTCGGCCCGAACAAATTCTCGGTACTGAAAAAATACGGCGACCTGCATTTCGAAAGGCTGATCCCGCTGGGCGGCTGGATCGTCGGCTGGATCAACCGCTGGCTCGTGATCCCGACCTTCGATACGTTGGGCAAGCACATCGCCAACTACGGAATCATCATTCTGTTGCTGACGATCATCCTCAAAATCCTGATTTCGCCGCTGACCTATAAATCGTATCTCTCGACGGCCAAAATGCGGCTGTTGAAGCCGGAAGTGGACAAACTCAACGAGAAGTATCCCAACCAGGCGGATGCCATGAAGAAACAGCAGGCGATGATGGCGTTGTACAAGAGCGCCGGCGTCAACCCGATGGGGGGATGTATCCCGTTGCTGATCCAGTTCCCGATCCTGATCGCGATGTTCCGCTTCTTCCCGGCGTCGATCGAGTTGCGCGGTGAGCATTTCCTGTGGGCAGACGACCTCTCGTCATACGACAGCATCCTGCAGCTGCCGTTCAACATCCCGTTCTACGGCAGCCACGTCAGCCTGTTCGCGCTGCTGATGGCCGTATCCGTGTACGTCTCATCGCGGATCAACTACGCACAGACAGCAGGTTCGGCCCCGCAAATGGCCGGGATGAAGTTCATGATGCTTTACCTGATGCCGATCATGCTGTTGCTTTGGTTCAACAATTACTCGAGCGGACTGAGCTATTACTACCTGCTCAGCAATATCATTACGATCGGGCAGACCTACGGTTTCCGCTACATCGTGAACGAGGACAAGTTGCACCAGCGGATGAAGGAGAATGCCAAGAAACCACAGAAAAAATCCAAATGGCAGCAGCGTTACGAAGAGATGGTAAAGCTGCAACAGCAGCAGGCCGCCGCAAAAGCTAAACGTAAATAG
- a CDS encoding response regulator transcription factor, with product MEQRILLVDDEADILEFISYNLIREGYQVYTATNGKEAVAKAREVVPHLILLDVMMPEMDGIETCQEIRKQDELKNTLIAFLTARGEDYSQIAGFEAGADDYIAKPIRVKVLVSRIKALLKRFDTVPNEAPAADRPIVIDRERYLVLKEGKEIVLPRKEFELLALLYSKPQKVFSREEIFSNVWGNDVIVGDRTIDVHVRKLREKLGDHHIVTIKGVGYKYED from the coding sequence ATGGAGCAACGGATTTTGCTGGTCGACGACGAAGCGGATATTTTGGAATTCATCAGTTACAACCTGATCCGGGAGGGCTATCAGGTCTATACGGCCACGAACGGGAAAGAGGCTGTGGCCAAAGCCCGGGAAGTAGTTCCCCATCTGATCCTGCTCGATGTGATGATGCCGGAGATGGACGGGATCGAAACCTGTCAGGAGATCCGCAAACAGGACGAGTTGAAAAATACGCTGATTGCCTTCCTGACGGCGCGGGGCGAGGATTATTCGCAGATTGCCGGTTTCGAGGCGGGCGCGGACGACTACATTGCCAAGCCGATTCGTGTCAAGGTGCTCGTCAGCCGCATCAAGGCGTTGCTGAAACGGTTCGACACCGTCCCGAACGAGGCTCCGGCGGCCGACCGGCCGATCGTGATCGACCGCGAACGCTACCTTGTACTCAAGGAGGGCAAGGAGATCGTACTTCCACGCAAGGAGTTCGAATTGCTCGCGTTGCTCTACTCCAAACCCCAGAAGGTCTTTTCACGTGAAGAGATATTCTCGAATGTTTGGGGCAACGATGTAATCGTCGGCGACAGGACGATCGACGTACACGTCCGCAAGCTGCGGGAGAAGCTCGGAGACCATCATATCGTCACGATCAAAGGGGTCGGTTATAAGTACGAGGATTGA
- the buk gene encoding butyrate kinase yields MEKIYRILVINPGSTSTKIAVFDNEKEVFSRTLRHSTEELQPYKQVADQFGFRKQLIVDALLEANIDIQSLSAVIGRGGLVKPIPSGVYEVNETLKHDLIHAPQGEHASNLGGLLAADIAAMVPGAKAYIADPVVVDELQDIARIAGHELFKRVSIFHALNQKAVARAYARSVGKQYDDLNLIVAHLGGGISVGAHRHGRVIDVSNALDGEGPFSPERSGALPAKQLVDLCFSGRYTEREVDRMISGRGGLVSLTGSNNVKELVERGLNGDQKTLRIIEAMAYNVGKEVGCMAAVLHGNVNAILITGGIAYSAFICDYIKAMVEFVAPVVVIPGEDEMQALADNALEVLRGERQPEVYK; encoded by the coding sequence ATGGAGAAAATTTACAGGATACTGGTCATCAATCCCGGTTCGACCTCGACCAAAATCGCCGTATTCGACAACGAAAAGGAAGTTTTTTCACGGACGCTGCGCCATTCGACCGAGGAGCTGCAACCGTATAAACAGGTGGCGGACCAGTTCGGATTCCGGAAGCAGTTGATCGTCGATGCACTTTTGGAGGCGAATATCGATATTCAGTCGCTTTCGGCAGTGATTGGCCGGGGTGGCTTGGTCAAACCGATTCCATCGGGCGTTTACGAGGTAAACGAAACGTTGAAGCACGACCTGATCCATGCCCCGCAAGGCGAGCATGCGTCCAATTTGGGCGGATTGCTGGCGGCCGATATTGCTGCGATGGTTCCCGGGGCAAAGGCTTATATCGCCGATCCGGTGGTGGTTGACGAACTGCAGGATATCGCGCGGATCGCCGGGCATGAATTGTTCAAGCGGGTTTCGATTTTCCACGCCCTGAACCAAAAAGCCGTCGCACGCGCTTATGCCCGCAGTGTCGGCAAACAGTACGACGACCTGAATCTGATCGTGGCCCATCTGGGCGGTGGTATTTCGGTCGGGGCACACCGGCACGGCCGTGTGATCGATGTCAGCAACGCATTGGACGGTGAAGGTCCCTTTTCACCCGAGCGTTCCGGGGCGCTGCCGGCCAAACAACTGGTTGACCTCTGTTTCAGCGGTCGCTATACCGAACGGGAGGTCGACCGGATGATCAGCGGCCGGGGCGGTTTGGTGTCGCTGACAGGGTCGAACAATGTGAAAGAGCTGGTAGAACGCGGTCTGAACGGCGACCAGAAGACACTGCGCATTATCGAAGCGATGGCCTATAATGTCGGCAAAGAGGTGGGCTGTATGGCGGCTGTCCTGCACGGTAATGTCAATGCGATCCTGATCACCGGCGGTATAGCTTACAGCGCTTTCATCTGCGACTACATCAAAGCGATGGTGGAGTTCGTTGCCCCGGTCGTGGTAATCCCTGGGGAGGATGAAATGCAGGCCCTGGCTGACAACGCCCTTGAGGTTTTGCGCGGCGAGCGGCAGCCCGAAGTATATAAATAA
- a CDS encoding fluoride efflux transporter FluC, with product MKDILMVGIGGFAGSALRYAISRAMLPLAAMSHFPWHSLLVNVVGSLLIGALVACRLTGHWYYLAVIGFCGGFATFSMFSLEMFKMIRLGYTSGAILYLVVSIALSLLAVAGGFFLITKYN from the coding sequence ATGAAGGATATTTTAATGGTCGGAATCGGCGGTTTTGCCGGCAGCGCACTGCGCTACGCGATTTCCCGGGCCATGCTGCCGCTTGCGGCCATGTCTCATTTTCCGTGGCACAGCCTGCTGGTCAACGTCGTCGGCTCGCTGTTGATCGGGGCATTGGTGGCCTGCCGTCTGACGGGACACTGGTATTACCTGGCTGTGATCGGATTTTGCGGCGGATTCGCCACTTTCTCGATGTTTTCGCTTGAAATGTTTAAGATGATCCGCTTGGGGTATACCTCGGGGGCGATCCTTTATCTGGTGGTCAGCATTGCGCTGTCCCTGCTGGCCGTGGCCGGCGGTTTTTTCCTGATTACGAAATACAACTGA
- a CDS encoding phosphate acyltransferase, which yields MITKLEELITAVKGRPKKRIVVAYAQDAHTIEAVNAAVDMGIVDATLVGDPEEIQRVCMALEINPAKFTLVAGGSDVACVSLAVKMVNDGEADVLMKGLVSTDKYMRGILNKEYGLLPPKGVLSHVTVFELPMYHKLLVVSDVAVIPYPDLSQKTAIVRYLTATAKVLGVECPKIAAIAPSEQLLASVQSSVEAAVLAKMADRGQLGDVVLDGPLALDVALFEEVARTKHLSSPVAGDADCLLMPNLDAANVFFKSANHLCNASLAAMVAGTKAPCVLTSRGDSAESKLYSIALAALSAK from the coding sequence ATGATTACGAAACTGGAAGAGCTGATCACCGCCGTAAAGGGGCGGCCTAAGAAAAGAATAGTTGTTGCCTATGCGCAGGATGCTCATACGATCGAGGCGGTCAATGCAGCTGTCGACATGGGGATCGTCGATGCGACACTGGTAGGTGATCCCGAGGAGATTCAGCGCGTGTGTATGGCGCTGGAGATAAATCCGGCCAAATTCACCCTCGTCGCAGGTGGAAGCGATGTGGCCTGCGTGAGCCTGGCGGTGAAAATGGTCAATGACGGTGAAGCCGACGTACTGATGAAGGGATTGGTTTCGACCGATAAATATATGCGGGGCATTCTGAATAAGGAGTACGGACTGCTGCCGCCCAAAGGGGTGCTGAGCCATGTAACGGTGTTCGAACTGCCGATGTATCACAAATTGCTGGTCGTGTCGGATGTGGCGGTTATTCCCTACCCCGACCTGAGTCAGAAGACGGCTATCGTCCGTTACCTGACGGCGACGGCTAAAGTATTGGGTGTCGAGTGCCCCAAGATTGCCGCGATTGCCCCGAGCGAGCAGTTGCTTGCCAGCGTGCAGTCGTCTGTCGAAGCGGCCGTGCTGGCCAAAATGGCCGACCGGGGACAGTTGGGCGACGTGGTTTTGGATGGTCCCCTGGCGTTGGATGTGGCGTTGTTCGAAGAGGTGGCCCGTACGAAACACCTCTCCAGCCCGGTGGCCGGAGATGCCGATTGCCTGCTGATGCCTAACCTCGATGCTGCGAACGTTTTCTTCAAATCGGCCAACCACCTTTGCAATGCTTCGCTGGCGGCGATGGTGGCCGGAACCAAGGCGCCTTGCGTACTTACTTCGCGCGGGGATTCGGCCGAGTCGAAACTCTATTCGATCGCACTGGCCGCGCTGAGTGCAAAATAG
- a CDS encoding DUF349 domain-containing protein has product MTTETDKILVPEEQSGAPESTADTQETTPVAAQADEPATQETDGEEAPAAVDFTDEEAELAADAPEFDLGEEDESGNTDESSKEEGSAATDYSGKSKSELLALLSDLLANKPVQTIRRDVEAIKIAFYKAYRAEVERARRAFAETGGKIEEFVPTPDDAEQRLKELFAEYRSKRNDFIAKLEEEKENNYKVKLKIIDELKELIDSNETLNHTFNTFRELQQRWKETGPVPLTYVKDLWETYNLHVENFYNFIKINKELRDLDLKKNYEAKLQLCEEAEALVLEPSVINAFHKLQKLHDQWRETGPVANEYKEQLWERFREASAKVNKRHQEYFNSIKEEQKRNLELKTELCVKTEELLAAPLSTRKEWNKASDQLIEIQKVWKTIGFAPKKDNTKVYERFRNACDKFFENKRNFYLQIKAEMENNLHLKNDICAAAEALQESSEWKKVTDELIALQKRWKEIGPVSRRYSDAVWKRFRSACDKFFERKTAFFSSLDSQYEENLSKKRQLLDELKSFAAEGKEIGFETLKELQRRWAEIGFVPIKQKEAIQKEYRKAVNAIFAKLRGNEKEHRMERFKGKISSLAEGGDRRLRYERERLYNKMKQLEADIALLENNIGFFSKSKNAEGMIREVNNKITKAKEEMASLIEKIDLIDKQNNQAE; this is encoded by the coding sequence ATGACTACTGAAACCGACAAAATCCTTGTTCCCGAGGAACAATCCGGAGCTCCCGAGAGCACCGCGGATACGCAAGAAACCACCCCGGTCGCCGCTCAGGCGGATGAACCGGCAACCCAAGAGACCGACGGAGAAGAGGCTCCGGCCGCTGTCGATTTCACCGACGAAGAGGCCGAACTGGCCGCCGATGCACCCGAGTTTGACCTGGGCGAAGAGGACGAGAGCGGCAATACCGACGAATCGTCCAAAGAGGAGGGTTCCGCTGCAACCGATTACAGCGGCAAATCCAAATCCGAACTGCTGGCACTTTTGTCCGATCTGTTGGCAAACAAGCCCGTACAAACTATCCGCCGCGACGTCGAAGCGATCAAAATCGCCTTCTACAAAGCTTACCGGGCCGAAGTCGAACGGGCCCGGCGCGCCTTCGCCGAAACCGGGGGCAAAATCGAGGAGTTCGTACCTACGCCCGACGATGCGGAACAACGACTGAAAGAACTGTTCGCCGAATACCGCTCAAAGCGCAACGACTTCATCGCCAAACTCGAAGAAGAGAAGGAAAACAACTATAAGGTCAAACTGAAAATCATCGATGAGCTCAAAGAGCTGATCGACAGCAACGAAACGCTCAACCACACCTTCAATACTTTCCGGGAGCTGCAACAACGTTGGAAAGAGACCGGCCCCGTGCCGCTGACTTATGTCAAAGATCTGTGGGAGACATACAACCTGCATGTCGAAAACTTCTACAACTTCATCAAGATCAATAAAGAACTTCGTGATTTAGACCTGAAGAAGAACTACGAAGCCAAATTGCAACTTTGTGAAGAGGCCGAGGCCCTCGTTTTGGAACCTTCGGTTATCAATGCGTTCCACAAACTGCAAAAACTGCACGACCAGTGGCGCGAAACCGGCCCCGTAGCCAACGAATACAAGGAGCAGCTCTGGGAGCGTTTCCGCGAAGCGAGCGCAAAGGTCAACAAACGCCATCAAGAGTACTTCAACTCCATCAAAGAGGAACAGAAACGGAACCTGGAGTTGAAAACCGAGTTGTGCGTAAAGACCGAAGAACTGCTCGCCGCACCGCTCTCGACGCGTAAGGAGTGGAACAAGGCTTCGGACCAACTGATCGAAATCCAGAAGGTATGGAAGACGATCGGTTTCGCCCCGAAGAAGGACAATACGAAAGTATACGAACGTTTCCGCAACGCCTGCGATAAATTTTTCGAAAACAAGCGCAATTTCTACCTGCAGATCAAAGCCGAGATGGAGAACAACCTTCACCTCAAGAACGACATTTGTGCGGCCGCCGAAGCCCTGCAAGAGAGCAGCGAGTGGAAAAAGGTGACCGACGAACTGATCGCCCTACAGAAGCGTTGGAAGGAGATCGGCCCCGTATCGCGCCGCTACTCAGACGCCGTGTGGAAACGTTTCCGCAGCGCATGTGACAAATTCTTCGAACGCAAAACCGCATTTTTCTCCTCGCTGGACAGCCAGTATGAAGAGAACCTGTCGAAAAAACGGCAATTGCTCGACGAGTTGAAGTCGTTCGCTGCCGAAGGTAAAGAGATCGGTTTCGAAACCCTCAAGGAGCTCCAGCGCCGTTGGGCGGAAATCGGTTTCGTACCCATCAAACAGAAAGAGGCGATACAGAAGGAGTACCGCAAAGCGGTCAACGCTATTTTCGCCAAGTTGCGCGGCAACGAAAAAGAACACCGCATGGAGCGCTTCAAAGGTAAAATCTCTTCGTTGGCCGAAGGGGGAGACCGCCGGCTGCGTTATGAACGGGAGCGTCTCTACAACAAAATGAAGCAGCTCGAAGCCGACATCGCATTGCTCGAGAACAACATCGGTTTCTTTTCGAAGAGCAAAAATGCGGAGGGGATGATCCGGGAAGTGAACAACAAAATCACGAAGGCCAAAGAGGAGATGGCTTCCCTGATCGAAAAGATCGATTTGATAGACAAACAGAATAACCAGGCAGAATAG
- a CDS encoding CTP synthase yields the protein MAASNTTKTKYIFVTGGVASSLGKGIISASLARLLQARGYRVAIQKLDPYINVDPGTLNPYEHGECYVTEDGAETDLDLGHYERFTNIPTSKANNVTTGRIYQSVINKERRGEFLGKTVQVIPHITDEIKRRIKLLGAKKMYDVIITEIGGTVGDIESLPYIESVRQLRYELGYGNTLIVHLTLIPYMAASGELKTKPTQHSVKQLLENGLQPDILVLRTEKHLTNEVRRKVALFCNVDVSAVVESIDVPTIYEVPLMMLNQKLDIVALDKLQLPHEGEPDLAQWIEFVDKVKHPNNLVHIALVGKYTELPDAYKSIVESFVHAGAANHTKVKLHYVNSEKITPENIAAQLKGMCGILVAPGFGHRGIEGKITAVKYARENGIPFFGICLGMQCAVVEFARHTLGYADANSTEMENTTHPVIDLMEEQKGVTEKGGTMRLGGYPCTLTKGSKAAKAYGKTQIIERHRHRYEFNNDYLDEFTKAGLKPVGINPDTNLVEVVELENHPWFIGVQYHPEYKSTVQNPHPLFVSFVKAATDYCQTHNSK from the coding sequence ATGGCTGCAAGCAACACGACAAAAACCAAATACATCTTCGTTACGGGAGGTGTGGCATCGTCCCTGGGCAAGGGAATTATTTCAGCATCCCTGGCGCGCCTGTTGCAGGCGCGCGGATACCGGGTAGCGATCCAAAAACTCGACCCTTACATCAATGTCGATCCCGGCACGCTGAATCCTTACGAACACGGCGAGTGCTACGTAACCGAAGACGGCGCCGAAACCGACCTCGACCTCGGCCACTACGAACGCTTTACGAATATTCCGACTTCCAAAGCCAACAACGTCACCACCGGGCGCATCTACCAAAGCGTTATCAACAAGGAACGCCGCGGAGAGTTTCTCGGCAAAACCGTACAGGTGATCCCGCATATTACCGACGAGATCAAACGCCGTATCAAACTGCTCGGCGCCAAGAAGATGTATGACGTGATTATCACCGAAATCGGCGGTACGGTCGGCGATATCGAATCGCTGCCTTACATCGAATCGGTGCGTCAGCTCCGTTATGAGCTGGGCTACGGCAACACGCTGATCGTCCACCTGACGCTGATTCCTTACATGGCGGCTTCCGGCGAACTGAAAACCAAGCCGACCCAACATTCGGTGAAACAATTGCTCGAAAACGGATTGCAACCGGACATTCTGGTCCTGCGTACCGAAAAGCACCTGACCAACGAAGTGCGCCGCAAAGTTGCACTGTTCTGTAACGTGGACGTGAGTGCGGTAGTCGAATCGATCGACGTGCCGACCATTTACGAAGTGCCATTGATGATGCTGAACCAGAAACTGGACATCGTGGCGCTCGACAAGTTGCAGCTGCCGCACGAAGGCGAGCCCGATCTGGCGCAATGGATCGAATTCGTCGACAAGGTCAAGCATCCGAACAACCTCGTGCACATCGCCCTGGTAGGCAAATACACGGAACTGCCCGACGCTTACAAGTCGATTGTCGAATCGTTCGTGCATGCGGGTGCGGCAAACCACACCAAAGTCAAATTGCACTACGTCAACTCCGAAAAAATCACGCCAGAAAATATCGCGGCACAGCTCAAGGGCATGTGCGGTATTTTGGTAGCGCCCGGATTCGGGCACCGCGGCATCGAAGGCAAGATTACGGCGGTGAAATACGCCCGGGAAAACGGAATCCCGTTCTTCGGCATCTGCCTCGGCATGCAGTGCGCCGTCGTGGAGTTCGCCCGCCATACCCTCGGTTATGCGGATGCCAATTCGACGGAAATGGAGAATACGACGCACCCGGTAATCGACCTGATGGAAGAGCAGAAAGGTGTGACCGAAAAGGGCGGTACGATGCGTCTGGGCGGCTATCCCTGCACGCTGACGAAAGGATCCAAAGCCGCGAAGGCTTATGGAAAGACGCAAATTATCGAGCGTCACCGCCACCGTTATGAATTCAACAACGACTATCTCGACGAATTCACCAAAGCCGGGCTCAAACCGGTCGGCATCAATCCCGACACGAACCTGGTCGAAGTGGTCGAACTGGAAAACCACCCGTGGTTCATCGGCGTACAATACCATCCCGAGTACAAGAGTACCGTACAGAACCCGCATCCGCTGTTCGTCTCCTTTGTCAAGGCGGCCACGGATTATTGTCAAACCCATAACAGTAAATAA
- the pta gene encoding phosphate acetyltransferase — translation MEFVERIKAKAAEEIKTIVLPEAAEERNIKAANQIIKEGFAKLVLIGNPDQIHHLASEYYLDEIGKATIVDPENNPKKEEYVELMLKLRASKGLTREQAEKLIVDPLYLAALMVKNGDVDGEVAGANNATGDVLRPAFQYVKTLPGISVVSGAFIMLIPDTMFGEHGMMVFADCAVHPNPTAEELAQIAVMTGRTARVIAGIEPRIAMLSFSTKGSAKNEMVDKVVSATLLAQQMDPTLMIDGELQADAAIVPGIGAKKAPGSKIAGKANVLVFPTLEVGNIAYKLVQRMAHAEAIGPILQGMAAPINDLSRGCSVEDIVNLVAITACQAGGMK, via the coding sequence ATGGAATTTGTTGAAAGAATCAAGGCGAAAGCCGCAGAAGAGATCAAAACCATCGTCTTGCCCGAAGCTGCCGAAGAGCGGAACATCAAGGCGGCCAACCAAATCATCAAAGAGGGCTTCGCCAAGCTGGTATTGATCGGCAACCCGGACCAGATCCACCATCTGGCCTCTGAATATTACCTCGACGAGATCGGTAAGGCTACGATCGTCGATCCCGAGAACAATCCTAAAAAAGAGGAGTACGTCGAATTGATGCTGAAGCTGCGTGCCAGCAAAGGACTGACCCGCGAACAGGCTGAAAAACTGATCGTCGATCCGCTCTACCTGGCTGCGCTGATGGTCAAAAACGGCGATGTGGACGGCGAGGTGGCCGGTGCGAACAACGCCACGGGCGACGTATTGCGCCCTGCATTCCAGTATGTGAAGACGCTTCCGGGCATCAGCGTTGTATCGGGAGCCTTCATTATGCTGATTCCCGACACGATGTTCGGCGAGCATGGCATGATGGTCTTTGCCGATTGTGCCGTGCATCCCAATCCGACTGCCGAGGAGTTGGCGCAGATCGCGGTTATGACCGGGCGGACGGCCCGCGTGATCGCTGGCATCGAACCGCGCATCGCGATGCTGAGCTTCTCGACGAAAGGCTCGGCCAAAAATGAAATGGTCGACAAGGTGGTTTCCGCGACGCTGCTGGCCCAGCAGATGGACCCTACGCTGATGATCGACGGCGAATTGCAGGCCGATGCGGCGATCGTGCCGGGTATCGGTGCAAAGAAGGCTCCGGGAAGCAAAATCGCCGGCAAGGCCAATGTGCTGGTCTTCCCCACCCTCGAAGTGGGCAACATTGCCTACAAACTGGTACAGCGCATGGCGCACGCCGAAGCTATCGGCCCTATCCTGCAGGGGATGGCCGCACCGATCAACGACCTTTCGCGCGGCTGTTCGGTCGAAGATATCGTCAATCTGGTCGCAATCACTGCCTGCCAGGCCGGCGGCATGAAATAA